In Zingiber officinale cultivar Zhangliang chromosome 3B, Zo_v1.1, whole genome shotgun sequence, a single window of DNA contains:
- the LOC121967915 gene encoding leucine-rich repeat receptor-like kinase protein FLORAL ORGAN NUMBER1 translates to MRSHRIPSRLRFYTRQKQRKRADCANQWRPERRGGGGGGGSMAEEAAYLWILLLFSLVASIGSAAAGGGATGLDHGDGELDALLKVKTGLVAPGSSALDDWSAAADGHCDWFGVTCDHDSRVVALDLSFTPLNGTLPADVGRLRRLVNLSISSAGVRGPLPAELAALPALRYLNVSDNNFDGMFPDVAAGGFPELEVIDAYNNNFSGPLPVGLAGALRLRYLHLGGNYFTGMIPEAYSDIANLEYLSLNGNALGGRIPASLGRLSKLKNLYLGYYNNFDGGIPPEFGGLSSLVLLDMGNCGLSGTIPPSLGRLKKLDTLFLQINRLSGEIPLELGRLDRLQSLDLSINELSGEIPSSFAELKELKLMSLFNNQLRGAIPAFIADLPNLEVLQLWENNFTMALPQSLGRNGRLVKLDIATNRITGMIPPDLCFGGRLEMLVLMNNKLFGSIPEELGGCKSLTRVRLGKNFLNGTIPGGLFDLPHNDMLELSDNFLSGELPSVIGGDSLGTLILSNNLISGLIPPAIGSLPALQTLALDANWISGAIPHELGLMRQLSKLNLSGNMLSGVIPADLTRCSTLGSIDLSRNKLMGVIPEDIAKLEILNTLNLSRNLLVGEIPPDLQRMRSLTALDLSHNLLFGRIPSQGQFLVFNDSSFFQGNPGLCGLPLDPCPEGGNFDGASGWGTVRPRQWDSKRVLPWAALMAAVPLTAIAAKGWALWRDRRNKGWKMTAFQRLDFTAEDVIECLKDDNVIGKGGAGIVYRGSMASGREVAIKRLVGRGAGAEHDRGFTAEVTTLGRIRHRNIVRLLGFMSNRETNLLVYEYMPNGSLGEMLHGNKGAHLGWGARWRIAAEAAKGLCYLHHDCSPPILHRDVKSNNILLDSNFEAHVADFGLAKFLHDPGASECMSAIAGSYGYIAPEYAYTLRVDEKSDVYSFGVVLLELITGRHPVGGFGDGVDIVRWVSKTISEVPTGGTDSAAAIFSVIDRRLASTPMDLITNLFKVAMLCVEESSTARPTMREVVHLLSNPTSTLHGLSL, encoded by the exons ATGCGCTCGCATCGCATTCCCTCGCGGCTTCGCTTTTACACCCGCCAAAAGCAGCGGAAGCGAGCAGATTGTGCGAACCAGTGGAGACCggagagaagaggaggaggaggaggaggaggaagcatGGCGGAGGAGGCTGCGTACCTGTGGATACTGTTGCTGTTTTCCTTGGTTGCCTCGATCGGCTCAGCTGCTGCTGGTGGTGGTGCTACTGGTTTAGACCACGGCGACGGAGAGTTGGATGCCTTGTTGAAGGTCAAGACTGGTCTGGTGGCGCCCGGGAGCTCCGCGCTCGATGACTGGTCGGCCGCCGCGGATGGCCATTGCGATTGGTTCGGCGTTACCTGCGATCACGACTCGCGGGTGGTGGCGTTGGACCTCTCGTTTACTCCCCTCAATGGCACGCTCCCGGCGGACGTGGGTCGCCTTCGCCGCCTCGTCAACCTTTCTATTTCCTCCGCCGGCGTCCGCGGTCCCCTCCCGGCGGAGCTGGCGGCGCTCCCTGCGCTGCGGTATCTCAACGTTTCCGACAACAACTTCGACGGGATGTTCCCGGACGTTGCCGCCGGTGGGTTCCCGGAGCTGGAGGTCATCGACGCTTACAATAATAACTTTTCTGGCCCGCTTCCTGTGGGGTTGGCAGGTGCGCTGCGGCTCCGGTACCTCCACCTCGGCGGGAACTACTTCACCGGGATGATCCCTGAGGCTTACTCCGACATCGCCAACCTCGAGTACCTCAGCCTCAACGGTAATGCGCTTGGCGGGCGTATCCCGGCGAGCCTCGGCCGGCTGTCGAAGCTTAAGAATTTGTACCTCGGGTATTATAACAATTTCGACGGCGGCATACCGCCGGAGTTCGGTGGGTTGTCTTCGTTAGTCTTGCTCGATATGGGTAACTGCGGCCTCTCTGGAACGATTCCGCCGAGCCTTGGACGGCTGAAGAAGCTTGATACGCTCTTTCTCCAGATCAATCGGCTCTCCGGTGAGATCCCGCTGGAACTCGGACGACTCGACAGGTTGCAATCGCTGGATCTTTCCATCAACGAGCTGTCTGGCGAGATTCCCTCCAGCTTTGCCGAGCTTAAGGAGCTGAAGCTGATGAGCCTCTTCAACAACCAACTCCGGGGAGCCATCCCGGCGTTCATCGCGGATCTTCCAAATCTCGAGGTGCTCCAGCTGTGGGAGAACAATTTCACCATGGCGCTTCCTCAATCGCTGGGCCGCAACGGCCGCCTCGTGAAATTGGACATTGCTACGAATCGGATAACGGGGATGATTCCGCCTGATCTCTGCTTCGGCGGGCGGCTTGAGATGCTGGTGCTGATGAACAACAAACTGTTCGGCTCGATTCCTGAAGAACTCGGTGGCTGCAAGTCGCTGACTCGGGTTCGACTCGGCAAGAACTTCTTGAATGGGACGATCCCCGGCGGGCTTTTTGATCTGCCTCACAACGACATGTTGGAGCTCAGCGATAATTTCCTATCCGGCGAGTTGCCTTCTGTGATCGGAGGGGATAGCCTCGGCACGCTGATCCTCTCCAACAATTTGATCAGTGGCTTGATACCGCCGGCGATCGGCAGTTTACCTGCACTCCAGACTCTCGCTCTCGACGCTAATTGGATCTCCGGCGCTATCCCACATGAACTAGGCCTGATGAGGCAGCTTTCGAAGCTTAATCTTAGCGGCAACATGCTTTCCGGTGTCATTCCCGCTGATCTGACCCGCTGTTCCACCCTTGGCTCGATCGATCTCAGTCGAAACAAATTGATGGGAGTTATTCCGGAGGACATCGCTAAGCTGGAGATCCTCAACACCTTGAACCTCTCGCGAAACTTGCTGGTCGGTGAAATCCCGCCGGATTTACAGCGAATGAGAAGTCTGACCGCACTCGATCTCTCGCACAACCTCCTTTTCGGCCGAATTCCCTCACAAGGGCAGTTCCTGGTGTTCAACGACAGCAGTTTCTTCCAAGGGAACCCCGGGCTGTGCGGCCTGCCGCTGGACCCTTGCCCAGAGGGGGGCAACTTCGACGGCGCCTCCGGTTGGGGCACTGTGCGGCCGCGACAATGGGACTCGAAGAGGGTGCTGCCATGGGCAGCCCTCATGGCGGCAGTGCCTCTGACGGCGATAGCAGCGAAGGGTTGGGCGCTGTGGAGGGACCGACGGAACAAGGGGTGGAAGATGACGGCGTTCCAGCGGCTGGACTTCACGGCTGAGGACGTGATTGAATGCCTGAAAGACGACAACGTGATCGGAAAGGGCGGAGCGGGGATCGTCTACCGAGGGAGCATGGCAAGCGGGAGGGAGGTGGCGATCAAAAGACTGGTGGGGAGGGGGGCCGGGGCGGAGCACGACCGGGGGTTCACGGCGGAGGTGACGACGCTGGGGCGGATCCGGCACCGGAACATCGTGCGTCTGCTGGGCTTCATGTCGAACAGGGAGACGAACCTGCTGGTCTACGAGTACATGCCCAACGGCAGCCTGGGCGAGATGCTGCACGGCAACAAAGGGGCACACCTGGGATGGGGCGCGAGGTGGCGCATCGCGGCGGAGGCAGCCAAGGGCCTCTGCTACCTCCACCACGACTGCTCGCCGCCCATCCTGCATCGCGACGTCAAGTCCAACAACATCCTGCTCGACTCCAACTTCGAGGCCCATGTCGCCGACTTCGGCCTCGCCAAGTTCCTGCACGACCCGGGCGCCTCCGAGTGCATGTCCGCCATCGCCGGCTCCTACGGCTACATCGCTCCAG AGTATGCATACACCCTGCGGGTGGATGAGAAGAGCGATGTTTACAGCTTCGGTGTTGTGCTGCTGGAGCTTATCACTGGCCGCCATCCGGTGGGCGGGTTTGGGGACGGTGTGGACATTGTCCGATGGGTTAGCAAGACAATATCCGAAGTGCCAACCGGAGGGACTGACTCGGCTGCTGCCATCTTCTCAGTGATCGACCGGAGGCTGGCCTCAACTCCAATGGACCTAATCACTAACCTGTTCAAGGTGGCAATGCTTTGCGTGGAGGAGAGCAGCACAGCGAGGCCGACGATGAGGGAGGTGGTGCATCTGCTTTCCAATCCAACTTCCACTCTCCATGGCCTCAGCTTGTGA
- the LOC121967916 gene encoding probable magnesium transporter NIPA6 — MGVSDNTKGFILALVSSAFIGSSFILKKKGLKRAGKSGVRAGVGGYTYLLEPLWWIGMITMLLGEVANFVAYVFAPAALVTPLGALSIIVSAVLAHLMLKEQLQTMGILGCISCVVGSVVIVIHAPQEQSPSSVEEIWKLATQPAFIVYAAATLFVVLALVLYFEPLYGQTNILIYLGICSLMGSLTVVSVKAIGVAIRLTLEGTSQVTYYQTWLFATIALVCVISQLNYLNKALDTFNTAIVSPIYYVMFTTLTIVASAIMFKDWSGQDINSIASELCGFITVISGTILLHSTKEPDVSPPTGSISWYIGRGSGGDPMKNIDDDHFIILQSSD; from the exons ATGGGGGTTTCAGATAACACCAAGGGCTTCATTCTCGCACTTGTCTCGAGCGCCTTCATCGGATCCAGCTTCATATTGAAGAAGAAGGGGCTCAAGCGGGCAGGAAAATCTGGCGTCCGAGCAG GAGTTGGTGGATATACTTACTTACTAGAACCGCTATGGTGGATTGGAATGATCACAA TGCTCCTTGGTGAGGTTGCAAATTTTGTGGCTTATGTTTTTGCTCCAGCTGCTTTAGTTACTCCTTTGGGGGCATTAAGCATAATAGTCAG TGCTGTATTGGCACACTTGATGCTGAAGGAACAATTACAGACAATGGGCATTTTGGGTTGTATATCTTGTGTTGTTGGTTCTGTTGTCATTGTGATTCATGCACCTCAGGAACAATCCCCAAGTTCTGTAGAAGAAATTTGGAAGCTAGCCACTCAACCTG CATTTATAGTTTATGCTGCAGCTACATTATTCGTAGTATTAGCATTGGTATTATATTTTGAACCCCTATATGGGCAAACAAACATATTGATTTATTTGGGCATCTGTTCCTTAATGGGATCGCTAACG GTTGTTAGCGTAAAAGCCATTGGAGTTGCTATCAGACTTACATTAGAGGGGACAAGTCAGGTTACATATTACCAAACCTGGCTTTTTGCCACAATTGCCCTTGTTTGTGTCATCTCTCAATTGAATTACTTAAATAAG GCACTGGACACTTTCAATACAGCAATTGTGTCACCAATTTACTATGTCATGTTTACCACTCTCACAATAGTTGCAAGTGCAATAATGTTCAAG GATTGGTCCGGCCAAGATATCAACAGTATAGCTTCAGAATTGTGTGGGTTTATTACAGTTATTTCTGGGACTATCTTATTGCACTCAACCAAAGAACCCGATGTGTCTCCTCCAACAG GTTCAATATCTTGGTACATTGGTAGAGGCAGTGGTGGTGATCCCATGAAGAATATCGACGATGATCATTTCATCATCTTGCAAAGTTCCGATTGA
- the LOC122055276 gene encoding protein FMP32, mitochondrial-like, whose amino-acid sequence MASEFSSHRCSASSSFSSSSSQLLAKPKSNRVFLVDTLALVKSLEVQGLPTKQAEAVTSAITEVLNDTLERVAQSYSPKEEVHKNQLIQDANLSKFKSFIESSQEHHFSSLQREAEKLQVAMEKMGSELRYEIDKLAAGQRLDLNLERGRIRDELAKQNAETTLFTTKLDREIHTLRAQLEAAKYDVIKYCMGTLVSISAAGLAVVRILL is encoded by the exons ATGGCCAGTGAATTCAGCTCCCACAGATGCTCtgcttcttcctctttctcctcgTCTTCTTCACAACTCCTCGCGAAGCCTAAATCCAACAGGGTGTTCCTTGTTGACACATTGGCCTTGGTGAAAAGCTTGGAGGTGCAAGGTCTCCCCACAAAGCAAGCAGAAGCCGTTACCTCTGCCATCACAGAAGTCCTCAATGATACTCTGGAGAGAGTGGCTCAGTCCTATTCCCCAAAGGAGGAAGTGCACAAG AATCAGTTGATCCAAGATGCCAATCTCTCGAAGTTCAAATCGTTCATAGAAAGCTCCCAA GAGCACCATTTCTCTTCCCTGCAAAGAGAAGCTGAAAAGCTTCAGGTTGCCATGGAAAAGATGGGCAGTGAGCTCAG GTATGAGATTGACAAACTTGCTGCCGGACAACGTTTGGATCTAAACCTCGAGAGGGG GCGGATACGAGATGAACTAGCAAAGCAGAATGCCGAAACTACTCTTTTCACCACCAAGCTTGACAGG GAAATTCACACATTGAGAGCACAATTAGAAGCTGCAAAGTATGATGTGATAAAATACTGCATGGGAACACTAGTTTCTATCTCTGCTGCTGGACTAGCAGTCGTGCGCATTTTGTTGTAA
- the LOC122055277 gene encoding uncharacterized protein LOC122055277, with product MNEKKKQTLRACGGIKQDFCFLDVDEDEEDAQAAQPSSKESKKRSLTSTEEIGSGSVKGPMDLFITKKKTKGGKLRQTRKNDACDKELRDRTVQKIAHFMYQAAISFNAAHLDSFKEMIEAIGQYRPNLKPPSYHELRVPLLQKEIIYTNELLKENRDECEKYGCSIMSDGWTDRKQRTLINFLVNSPKGTMFLESVDASAHVKIGTLLYELLDRFVERVGEKNVVQVISDNGSNYVLAGKLLQAKRPNLFWTPCAAHCIDLMLEDIGKIEVVRKTISRAIALVGFIYNHGSVLHMMRECTENKELARHGVTRFATTFLTLQSLHKRQKVLKRMFLSAQWIESKGAKDAKGKRANDIVFMPSFWNNVTYTLKVMCPLVMVLRIADNETRPTMGYIYEAMDRAKETILKSFDNNREKYTEVTNGLFACIQKLIPSPELRDKIIIEELPVYKKSESLFGNEFAIRASNNKDQPMTPANWWKMFGNGTPNLKEFAIKVLSLTCSASGCERNWSIFEHIHSKKRNRLDHKKLQDLVYVKYNQTLKSRAVKKDKGDPIVLRNIDGCSNEWLIGMMEAGEEPIFDDDDATLTWNVVGRRSDKTY from the exons ATGAATGAAAAGAAGAAACAAACGTTGCGAGCTTGTGGTGGAATAAAGCAAGATTTTTGCTTTCTTGATgtcgatgaagatgaagaagatgcaCAGGCAGCACAACCAAGTTCTAAAGAAAGCAAAAAGCGAAGTTTGACTTCGACAGAGGAGATTGGGAGTGGTAGTGTTAAAGGGCCAATGGACCTCTTTATTACGAAGAAGAAAACCAAAGGGGGGAAATTGAGGCAAACACGCAAAAATGATGCATGTGACAAAGAGCTTAGAGATCGAACAGTTCAAAAGATAGCCCATTTCATGTATCAAGCTGCGATTTCTTTCAATGCTGCCCATTTAGATAGCTTCAAGGAAATGATTGAAGCCATAGGTCAGTATCGGCCAAATTTGAAACCACCAAGTTATCATGAATTGAGGGTACCCCTTTTACAGAAGGAAATTATCTACACAAATGAGTTGTTGAAAGAAAACAGAGATGAATGTGAGAAATATGGTTGCTCAATTATGTCTGATGGATGGACTGATAGGAAACAGAGGACATTGATCAACTTTTTGGTTAATTCACCCAAAGGAACAATGTTCTTGGAATCTGTGGATGCATCCGCTCATGTCAAGATTGGAACCCTACTATATGAGTTGCTTGATAGATTTGTAGAACGTGTGGGGGAGAAAAATGTTGTGCAAGTAATTTCAGATAATGGCAGCAATTATGTTTTAGCTG gcAAGCTTTTACAGGCAAAAAGACCGAATTTGTTTTGGACTCCATGTGCTGCTCATTGCATTGATTTGATGCTAGAGGATATTGGCAAAATTGAGGTGGTTCGAAAGACTATTTCTAGAGCAATTGCTCTTGTTGGCTTCATTTACAATCATGGAAGTGTTTTGCACATGATGAGAGAATGTACTGAAAATAAGGAGCTGGCAAGACATGGAGTCACCCGCTTTGCTACTACATTTCTCACTTTGCAAAGCCTCCACAAACGACAAAAGGTTTTGAAGAGAATGTTCTTATCTGCACAATGGATAGAGAGTAAGGGGGCTAAGGATGCTAAGGGTAAGAGGGCAAATGATATTGTTTTCATGCCTTCTTTTTGGAATAATGTGACATACACACTTAAAGTGATGTGCCCTCTAGTGATGGTTCTTCGCATTGCTGACAATGAAACAAGACCAACGATGGGTTATATTTATGAAGCTATGGATAGAGCAAAAGAAACAATTCTGAAGTCCTTTGATAACAATAGAGAGAAAT ATACAGAAGTAACAAATGGATTGTTTGCATGCATACAAAAATTGATTCCAAGCCCTGAACTGAGGGATAAGATTATTATAGAGGAGTTGCCGGTATATAAGAAATCAGAGTCATTGTTCGGCAATGAATTTGCCATTAGAGCAAGCAATAATAAAGACCAGCCAATGACACCTG CGAACTGGTGGAAAATGTTTGGCAATGGTACTCCGAATTTGAAAGAATTTGCTATCAAAGTTCTTAGCCTCACATGTAGTGCTTCGGGTTGTGAAAGGAATTGGAGCATATTTGAGCAT ATACATTCAAAGAAAAGGAATAGGCTcgatcacaagaaactacaagatTTGGTGTACGTGAAGTACAATCAAACACTCAAGTCTCGTGCGGTTAAGAAGGATAAAGGAGATCCTATAGTTTTGAGGAATATTGATGGTTGCAGTAATGAGTGGTTGATTGGAATGATGGAAGCTGGTGAGGAACCTATTTTTGATGACGATGATGCCACTTTAACATGGAACGTTGTAGGTAGAAGAAGTGACAAGACATACTAG